From the genome of Leptospira saintgironsiae, one region includes:
- the rpsO gene encoding 30S ribosomal protein S15, which produces MVTTEQKKQIISTFAKGQADTGSTEVQIALLDAQIKDLNEHFKTHKKDFHSKTGLLKLISKRKRLQEYLKRTDLERYKKLIEALGLRK; this is translated from the coding sequence ATGGTAACTACGGAACAAAAGAAGCAAATTATTTCCACATTTGCAAAAGGGCAAGCGGACACTGGTTCAACAGAAGTCCAAATCGCTCTTCTAGACGCTCAAATCAAAGATCTTAACGAGCATTTTAAAACTCATAAGAAAGATTTTCATTCTAAAACCGGTCTTCTTAAACTTATCAGCAAGCGTAAAAGATTACAAGAATACTTAAAACGTACTGATCTAGAACGTTATAAAAAACTAATCGAAGCTCTCGGACTCCGCAAGTAA
- the nusA gene encoding transcription termination factor NusA — protein sequence MAVKKKEVEVNLLEAIQQFCADKSLDREAVMGVIRDSLITAYKKKSGIETLEEEESPIKVEFASSGDGENVVIIVSRKVVESSPANGLEISLEDAKAVYPNAAVGEVLDFREKPMELSRIISSQAKQMVFQRLRDMEKELLYQEYKAKEGELTHGYFQRWKKDAMSIDLGKVEGVMPKREQNPGEKYHSGDRLKAIIQKVELRPREPIPVITLSRASADFVRKLFEMEIPEIYDGLVEIVNVARQPSIRTKVVVYATRGDIDPVGACVGMKGVRIQSIVRELGNERIDIVQYSSDPTEFIANAISPAKPYDVKADSTGREAMVIVPEEQLSLAIGINGSNVKLASQLTGFRIDIKTIAQYNEEFSSPEARERLDKLFSPPAEVAEEEDDDGATALEDLPGLSTRLIGLLRSAGINNVETLIEISQDDLAKLSGIGQTTAAQILRILAESVEWVEES from the coding sequence ATGGCAGTTAAGAAAAAAGAAGTCGAAGTCAATCTGTTGGAAGCAATCCAGCAATTTTGTGCCGACAAGTCCCTAGACAGGGAAGCCGTGATGGGAGTCATTCGTGACTCTTTGATTACCGCGTACAAAAAGAAGTCGGGCATCGAAACTCTTGAAGAAGAGGAAAGTCCGATCAAGGTAGAATTTGCTTCCTCCGGAGACGGAGAAAATGTAGTTATAATTGTATCTCGCAAAGTTGTGGAGTCTTCACCTGCTAACGGTTTGGAAATTTCCTTAGAAGACGCTAAGGCTGTTTATCCTAACGCAGCTGTGGGAGAAGTCCTGGATTTTAGAGAAAAGCCGATGGAGCTTTCCAGGATCATTTCATCTCAAGCAAAACAAATGGTATTCCAACGTTTGAGAGATATGGAAAAAGAACTTCTGTATCAGGAATACAAAGCAAAAGAAGGCGAACTGACTCACGGATATTTCCAACGTTGGAAAAAAGATGCTATGTCCATCGATCTTGGTAAGGTCGAGGGTGTAATGCCTAAGCGTGAGCAAAACCCCGGAGAAAAATATCATAGCGGGGATCGTCTAAAAGCAATCATACAAAAAGTTGAACTTCGTCCAAGAGAACCGATCCCAGTGATCACTCTTTCTCGAGCTTCTGCGGACTTTGTTCGTAAACTTTTCGAAATGGAAATCCCAGAAATCTACGATGGACTCGTAGAGATCGTAAACGTGGCTCGTCAACCTTCCATTCGTACCAAAGTAGTAGTTTATGCTACCAGAGGAGATATTGATCCTGTGGGAGCTTGCGTTGGTATGAAAGGGGTTCGCATCCAGTCCATCGTTAGGGAATTAGGAAACGAAAGAATAGATATCGTTCAATACTCTTCGGACCCGACAGAGTTTATCGCAAACGCGATTTCTCCGGCAAAACCTTATGATGTAAAGGCGGATTCGACAGGTAGAGAAGCAATGGTAATCGTTCCAGAGGAACAATTATCTCTTGCAATCGGGATTAATGGTTCCAATGTAAAATTGGCTTCACAGTTAACCGGATTTAGGATCGATATCAAAACAATAGCCCAGTATAACGAAGAGTTTTCTTCTCCAGAAGCGAGAGAGAGATTGGATAAATTATTCAGTCCTCCAGCTGAAGTTGCTGAAGAGGAAGATGATGATGGAGCAACCGCTCTAGAAGATTTACCTGGACTTTCTACACGCTTGATTGGCCTATTAAGGAGCGCAGGGATCAATAACGTCGAGACGTTGATCGAGATCAGCCAAGATGACTTGGCAAAACTCTCCGGTATCGGGCAGACTACTGCTGCACAAATTCTTAGAATATTGGCAGAATCAGTAGAGTGGGTGGAGGAGAGCTAA
- the rbfA gene encoding 30S ribosome-binding factor RbfA, with product MNPIRKRKIEAETVRTVAMMILAGKVKDPRVHMVSVHRSELSDDSKNLKVYVTAIVTDKKKEKLLAGLNSAAGKFAATLSTKLNLRATPKMSFVWDEEYIQGLDESLRLTRKPTNPD from the coding sequence GTGAATCCGATCCGTAAAAGGAAAATCGAAGCGGAGACGGTTCGAACCGTCGCCATGATGATCCTGGCCGGAAAAGTCAAGGACCCTCGGGTTCATATGGTTTCCGTTCACAGATCGGAACTCTCGGACGATTCCAAAAATCTAAAGGTGTACGTAACGGCTATCGTAACGGACAAAAAAAAGGAAAAATTACTCGCTGGATTAAATAGTGCCGCGGGTAAATTTGCCGCGACTCTTTCCACAAAACTCAATCTTAGGGCCACTCCCAAAATGAGTTTTGTTTGGGACGAAGAATATATCCAAGGTTTAGATGAATCCCTCCGACTTACGAGAAAACCAACAAATCCGGACTGA
- the truB gene encoding tRNA pseudouridine(55) synthase TruB, with protein sequence MNPSDLRENQQIRTEFGFLLLDKPIGMTSSDLVLKAKKTLGLRKVGHTGTLDKAASGLMVLPVGTSTSFSQVFLGKDKEYEADVQFGFSTDSGDREGLVVEDWETSKIQKWYEESLPKLEEILSKVSSWEEQIAPEVSALKVQGQRRAKLFREGISVPPSIRKIKIFEFAAGDFCPEGFKLKTRVSGGTYIRKLVMDIAEEAGIPMCLKSLNRTKVGKLKLEQADTYEALLLGKAIIHPPEEILDIPSVEIPSTEVKDVFHGKKIKLDWIPAQEFLLTSPEGEILAYCRREGLPGSLSYKYLKVFSKI encoded by the coding sequence ATGAATCCCTCCGACTTACGAGAAAACCAACAAATCCGGACTGAATTCGGATTTTTGCTCTTGGATAAACCGATTGGAATGACTTCTTCCGATCTGGTTTTAAAAGCCAAAAAAACTCTTGGACTAAGGAAAGTAGGTCACACTGGCACCTTGGACAAGGCTGCTTCCGGTTTGATGGTCCTACCTGTAGGCACTTCTACAAGTTTCTCCCAAGTATTTTTAGGAAAAGACAAAGAGTATGAGGCTGACGTACAGTTCGGCTTCTCCACTGACTCTGGAGACAGAGAAGGTTTAGTTGTAGAAGATTGGGAAACTTCTAAAATCCAAAAATGGTATGAGGAATCCTTACCCAAATTGGAAGAAATTCTTTCCAAGGTTTCTAGTTGGGAAGAACAGATCGCACCAGAAGTTTCTGCACTAAAAGTGCAAGGACAGAGAAGAGCCAAATTATTTAGAGAAGGAATCTCTGTTCCACCAAGCATTCGTAAAATCAAAATATTTGAATTCGCGGCGGGAGACTTCTGCCCAGAAGGTTTCAAATTAAAGACCAGAGTTTCTGGCGGGACTTATATCCGTAAGCTAGTCATGGATATAGCTGAAGAAGCGGGGATCCCAATGTGTCTTAAGTCCTTGAATAGGACAAAGGTGGGCAAACTCAAGCTGGAACAAGCTGATACCTACGAGGCACTGCTACTCGGCAAAGCAATCATTCATCCTCCGGAAGAGATCCTGGATATTCCCTCTGTTGAGATCCCAAGTACCGAGGTAAAAGACGTTTTTCACGGGAAAAAGATCAAATTGGACTGGATCCCAGCTCAGGAGTTCCTACTTACCTCTCCGGAAGGAGAGATTTTGGCATATTGTAGGAGGGAGGGACTTCCTGGCAGCCTTTCGTATAAATATTTGAAGGTCTTTTCTAAAATTTAG
- the infB gene encoding translation initiation factor IF-2, with amino-acid sequence MEEKNKSIKEKLQGSASADASKKKKLVIKKKPDDKTPSTSAKKEASTDPAPNKPAAAASSSPSTPKSSAPPKKEPLFPEPSTRQEPPVPRSAPPEHILGEGRPPFQREDNNIIVSRPNQRPTYSNQNRESGESGGGNYRGNRSDGNQGYQNREGGGYQGGQGGGGYRGGQGGQGGGGYRGGQGGQGGGYQGGQGGGGYRGGQGGQGGGGYRGGQGGQGGGFRGPGGGQGGGFRGGPGGQGGGFRGGPGTGAPPPGLGPVEGGRGVPSGKKRNDKDRGGRPEGSEGSENSRFFRQNYRKQKVSGPTGVSVPKEITLLENVQVGELAKKMNLKPGDVIGKLMKMGMMVTINNIIDAETASILADEYGCKVKVVSLYEETLIDEEKDSPEDYFHRPPVVTIMGHVDHGKTRLLDTIRKSSVIDTESGGITQHIGAYQVKTSRGEITFLDTPGHEAFTSMRARGAKVTDIVILVVAADDGVMPQTLEALSHAKDAKVPIIVAINKVDLPAANPDKIMQELANHGLQSEEWGGDTMYCKISAKENIGIDKLLESVLLQAEVLDLKANPKRRAKGTIVEAKLDPGRGAVATVLIQNGTLRVGDPFVAGVFSGRVRAMYDDYGHLIKEAGPAFPVQVTGLDGVPDAGAPFDALEDEKEARNISQHRIEFERIGNAGAAGSKVTLENMNEFIKQGALKELKVIIKADVRGSAEAIKEALEKLSTSDVKLNVIQSGAGAIVDMDVMLASASNAIVIGFHVRANPKTIALAEKEGVQIKYYNIIYQVVDEIKMAMEGLLEPERIEEVIGTAEIREVFKVSKIGNIAGCMVTSGKVTKASGIRVISDGVQVFDGKLKSLRRFKDEVNEVVNNFECGIQLENYNDFKVGDTIEAYTVTVVKRKLE; translated from the coding sequence ATGGAAGAAAAGAATAAATCAATCAAGGAAAAGCTCCAGGGCTCTGCTTCTGCTGACGCAAGCAAGAAGAAGAAGCTGGTTATCAAAAAGAAGCCGGACGACAAAACGCCTTCTACTTCTGCAAAGAAAGAGGCCTCTACAGATCCAGCTCCAAACAAACCAGCTGCTGCAGCTTCCTCCTCTCCAAGCACTCCTAAAAGTTCTGCTCCTCCTAAAAAAGAACCTCTCTTTCCGGAACCAAGCACTCGCCAAGAGCCTCCGGTTCCAAGATCTGCTCCTCCTGAACATATATTGGGAGAAGGTAGACCTCCATTCCAGAGAGAAGACAATAATATTATAGTATCTCGTCCAAATCAAAGGCCGACTTATTCCAACCAGAACAGAGAGTCTGGTGAATCCGGCGGCGGCAATTACCGTGGAAATCGTTCAGACGGAAACCAAGGTTACCAAAATCGTGAAGGTGGTGGTTACCAAGGTGGTCAAGGCGGCGGCGGATATCGCGGAGGCCAAGGTGGTCAAGGCGGCGGCGGATATCGCGGAGGCCAAGGTGGTCAGGGCGGTGGATACCAAGGCGGTCAAGGCGGCGGCGGTTATCGTGGAGGCCAGGGTGGCCAAGGCGGTGGCGGATATCGCGGAGGTCAAGGTGGACAGGGCGGAGGATTCCGTGGCCCAGGTGGCGGCCAAGGCGGTGGTTTCCGTGGTGGTCCAGGCGGTCAGGGTGGCGGATTTAGAGGCGGCCCTGGAACAGGAGCTCCACCTCCAGGTTTAGGACCTGTTGAAGGCGGAAGAGGAGTTCCTTCCGGCAAAAAACGTAATGATAAAGATAGAGGCGGAAGACCAGAGGGATCAGAAGGTTCTGAAAACTCTAGATTCTTCAGACAGAATTATAGAAAACAGAAAGTAAGCGGGCCTACTGGAGTTTCCGTACCGAAAGAGATCACTCTTTTGGAAAATGTCCAAGTAGGAGAACTGGCTAAGAAAATGAATCTTAAGCCGGGAGATGTCATCGGAAAACTCATGAAAATGGGAATGATGGTGACCATCAATAATATCATCGATGCAGAAACTGCATCCATTCTCGCTGATGAATATGGCTGTAAGGTAAAAGTAGTTTCTCTATATGAAGAAACTCTAATCGACGAAGAAAAAGATAGTCCTGAAGATTATTTCCATAGGCCTCCAGTCGTTACCATCATGGGTCACGTTGACCATGGTAAGACAAGACTATTGGATACTATCCGTAAATCTTCCGTCATCGATACAGAGTCAGGTGGAATTACACAACATATTGGTGCTTACCAGGTAAAAACTTCCAGAGGGGAAATCACCTTCCTGGATACTCCTGGTCACGAAGCATTTACCTCTATGAGAGCAAGGGGAGCCAAGGTTACGGATATCGTGATCTTAGTGGTTGCTGCTGACGACGGAGTAATGCCTCAAACTTTAGAAGCATTATCTCATGCGAAAGATGCAAAAGTTCCTATCATAGTTGCGATCAACAAAGTGGATCTACCTGCTGCAAATCCTGATAAGATCATGCAGGAACTCGCTAACCATGGGCTTCAATCTGAAGAATGGGGCGGAGACACTATGTATTGCAAGATCTCTGCGAAAGAAAATATCGGGATCGATAAACTTTTAGAATCAGTACTTCTACAAGCAGAAGTTCTGGATCTGAAAGCGAACCCTAAACGTAGAGCAAAAGGTACAATCGTAGAAGCGAAACTGGATCCGGGCCGCGGAGCAGTAGCGACAGTTCTTATCCAAAACGGAACCCTTAGAGTTGGAGATCCGTTTGTTGCCGGTGTATTCTCCGGTAGAGTTCGTGCGATGTATGATGATTACGGTCATCTGATCAAGGAAGCAGGACCTGCGTTCCCTGTTCAGGTAACTGGACTCGACGGAGTTCCTGATGCAGGAGCACCTTTCGACGCTCTGGAAGACGAGAAGGAAGCAAGAAACATCTCTCAACACCGTATCGAATTCGAAAGAATTGGAAACGCAGGAGCTGCAGGTTCCAAAGTCACTCTGGAAAATATGAACGAGTTCATCAAACAGGGTGCACTAAAAGAACTAAAAGTAATTATCAAAGCAGACGTTCGTGGTTCTGCAGAAGCGATCAAGGAAGCCCTGGAAAAACTTTCCACTTCGGATGTAAAACTGAACGTGATTCAGTCCGGAGCGGGAGCTATCGTGGATATGGACGTGATGCTTGCATCCGCTTCTAACGCGATCGTGATCGGTTTCCATGTTCGTGCGAATCCTAAAACCATTGCACTCGCCGAGAAAGAAGGCGTTCAGATCAAATACTACAACATCATTTATCAGGTTGTGGATGAGATCAAGATGGCGATGGAAGGACTTCTCGAACCAGAAAGAATCGAAGAAGTTATCGGAACTGCAGAGATCAGAGAAGTTTTCAAAGTTTCCAAGATCGGAAATATCGCAGGTTGTATGGTTACTTCCGGAAAGGTCACAAAAGCTTCCGGTATCCGTGTGATCAGCGATGGAGTCCAAGTGTTCGACGGAAAACTCAAATCTCTTCGAAGATTCAAAGACGAAGTCAACGAAGTAGTGAACAATTTCGAATGTGGTATCCAGTTAGAAAACTATAACGACTTCAAAGTAGGCGATACGATCGAAGCTTATACAGTCACTGTAGTAAAACGGAAGCTGGAGTAG